The DNA window CTGAAAATGAATGAAAGCCCATATAAAAGAAATTGATATGAAAAAAAATTTAAACAATATCCTGACAGCGGTCCTATTCATTTTTCTGATGAATAAAAACTTTGCACAGACAGCTAGCAGTAAAAATGCAGCGAAAAAAGAATTCCGCTATACCAATCCTGTGACCAGGGATTCCGCGATTTCCATGCGCGATCATTTTATTATCAAAGAAGGGGATACCTGGTATTGCGTAGGAACTTCCAACCCGGTCTGGGAAGGGCAGAATCCGGGAGTCCGGCTTTTGGTTTCAAAGGATTTGCTCCACTGGAAGCAGCATTCCTTTTTGATTGATGCTAAAAAACTGCCTCCCAACACCCCATACAACGGAAGATTCTGGGCACCCGAAATTCATAAAATAAAAGGAAAATTCTATATGACGGTGAACAGCGGCCAGGTGACTCAAAAAGATCCAAAAGGAATGGCCACACACGGCATCTGGCTTTTCTCTTCCGATAAAGTTACGGGCCCTTACACATTACTTAACGGTCCGCTCACGCCACAATATAACAATGATGCTACATTGTTTGAAGATGAAGACGGTCAGGTGTATTTATACTGCAGCGGTAATGGACTGTTTCAGGCTAAAATCGACTTAAAAACAGGAAAGCTTACCACTCCGATTCAAAAATTCCTGGATAAGAAACAGCCTGGATGGCCCGATTGGATGCAGGGAGGCATTGAAGGCCCTTTTGTCATCAAAAAAGAGGGGACTTATTTTATGTTTTTCTCGACCTGGACGAGAGGATATGAAGTGGCTTTACTTAAATCCAAAAATCCGATGGGTCCCTGGGAACTTGCTTCTCCGGAACCAATTTTCGGAACCCGTAAAAGAGGATACCGACAGGCCATGGCCAAAGAAAACGGTTACGAAAACCTGGAATTTACCGATACACCGGATCCTTATCAGGAAACAGGGCACAATGCTTTATTTATTGGCCCTGACGGGAATTTATGGAATTCATGCCATTATTTCATGGATGAAAAACGGCCGTATCCGTACAGCCAGACCTTTCAACCTTGGGAACTGGGTCCGCAAATGGGAATCGAGCCGGTACATTACAGGAACGGAATGTTCTTTATCGACGGACCAACCTGGACGGAACAAGTCATTAAGTATTAGTGTAAAAGATTGAAATTTATTTAAATTTTTACCTTTTATAGATTGTCTGTTGTAATGATAAATTTACAAATACATTGGTGTCATAAAACAATGATAACAAATTTACCAACTGTAAATATCTTTTGTGAAACCTAAAGAAAATTATACGCAAATGGTAATTTAGATTACGACAGCTGTATAATAAGAATAACAGCAATTTAAATATGCCCTCAACATGCAAAGTGTTGGGGGCTTTTCTATTAACGAATACGTGTAGTTATTTTACTACATCAACTTCCAGTTTCCACTACAAAGAAACTTTTATGGCCGCCGTAGATTTGTATTGTTCAAAAGAGGACAATTAATCAGGAATAAAAAAT is part of the Chryseobacterium camelliae genome and encodes:
- a CDS encoding glycoside hydrolase family 43 protein translates to MKKNLNNILTAVLFIFLMNKNFAQTASSKNAAKKEFRYTNPVTRDSAISMRDHFIIKEGDTWYCVGTSNPVWEGQNPGVRLLVSKDLLHWKQHSFLIDAKKLPPNTPYNGRFWAPEIHKIKGKFYMTVNSGQVTQKDPKGMATHGIWLFSSDKVTGPYTLLNGPLTPQYNNDATLFEDEDGQVYLYCSGNGLFQAKIDLKTGKLTTPIQKFLDKKQPGWPDWMQGGIEGPFVIKKEGTYFMFFSTWTRGYEVALLKSKNPMGPWELASPEPIFGTRKRGYRQAMAKENGYENLEFTDTPDPYQETGHNALFIGPDGNLWNSCHYFMDEKRPYPYSQTFQPWELGPQMGIEPVHYRNGMFFIDGPTWTEQVIKY